The Streptomyces tendae genome has a window encoding:
- a CDS encoding FUSC family protein yields MTRTSPAVPPWLAHALRSQRGPVSWSALLRGALSGGPLLLAAVLAGRPTLGVVAAIGAMFAGINDRPGGRRTSVTRIGTPALAGAAGLLTGTVAGDHAPALPLTLLLTALGLLAGGISALGPVGSSVGTQLLVGAAVGAGMPLPEPGWLRASAFLAGAGWLLLLRLALPTSHTLAGDLRSGLRFDGERAAVAGVYEAIAALLDAAGSDRATVRRAALTAALDQAQDALAGPRLRRHPSSAAERRLHAQYAAALPLAEAATALAWAQQEVPDRASEGPRRLAAAVRNGAPTGPLPAPSRHAPGLRALDDALLYAAEAFDRADGGRLHGRRRSRSAVLRTVLGARGREYGMRVALCFGVSAAVAQVLYHAHWYGQHEHWYWLPATAVFLVKPDLGPLASRVLSRAAGTVLGALLFAGLAAVLPRPDGLVAVVTVCGALIPLATRHFAAQTAVVTVLVLALVMAGGEPQASLARIGETLLACAIVLVVGHLPTPGRRGDAIRARLTEASGAAQEYLAHVLGESGDREARWALRREAYRTLAEARTAIALASAELPPLARHADGADEIATTLELLVDTITACAVHLDDTGHLDPHHLRSLTTLQNKLPHLDPRTSLRPDQPPGQRGRRPPEGAGNCATASSGAGRLTSGRRAPEGPGRGRASSTVTAPSPWPETPEGARGTARPALTSSGPVARRR; encoded by the coding sequence GTGACCCGCACCTCCCCCGCCGTACCCCCGTGGCTCGCCCACGCCCTGCGGTCCCAGCGCGGGCCGGTCTCCTGGAGCGCGCTGCTGCGCGGGGCGCTGAGCGGCGGGCCGCTGCTGCTGGCCGCCGTCCTCGCCGGGCGGCCCACCCTCGGGGTGGTCGCCGCGATCGGCGCCATGTTCGCCGGGATCAACGACCGGCCCGGCGGCCGCCGCACCTCCGTCACCCGCATCGGGACCCCCGCACTCGCGGGCGCGGCCGGACTGCTCACCGGCACCGTCGCGGGGGACCACGCCCCCGCCCTGCCGCTCACCCTGCTCCTCACCGCCCTCGGCCTGCTGGCCGGCGGGATCAGCGCGCTGGGGCCCGTCGGCTCCTCCGTCGGCACCCAGCTCCTGGTCGGCGCCGCCGTCGGTGCGGGCATGCCGCTGCCCGAGCCGGGATGGCTGCGGGCGTCCGCGTTCCTCGCGGGCGCGGGCTGGCTGCTCCTGCTGCGGCTCGCGCTGCCCACCTCCCACACGCTCGCCGGGGACCTCCGGTCCGGCCTGCGCTTCGACGGGGAGCGCGCCGCCGTCGCCGGGGTCTACGAGGCGATCGCCGCACTCCTCGACGCCGCGGGCTCGGACCGGGCGACCGTACGGCGGGCCGCGCTCACCGCGGCCCTCGACCAGGCCCAGGACGCGCTCGCCGGACCCCGGCTGCGCCGCCACCCCTCCTCGGCGGCCGAACGCCGGCTGCACGCCCAGTACGCCGCGGCCCTGCCCCTCGCCGAGGCCGCGACCGCGCTGGCCTGGGCACAGCAGGAAGTACCGGACCGCGCCTCCGAGGGTCCGCGCCGCCTCGCCGCCGCCGTACGCAACGGCGCACCCACCGGTCCGCTGCCCGCCCCCTCCCGCCACGCGCCCGGTCTGCGCGCCCTGGACGACGCCCTCCTGTACGCGGCCGAGGCGTTCGACCGCGCCGACGGCGGGCGGCTGCACGGCCGCAGGCGGTCCCGGTCCGCCGTCCTGCGGACCGTCCTCGGCGCACGCGGCCGGGAGTACGGGATGCGGGTGGCGCTCTGCTTCGGGGTGAGCGCCGCCGTCGCCCAGGTGCTGTACCACGCCCACTGGTACGGGCAACACGAGCACTGGTACTGGCTGCCCGCCACCGCCGTCTTCCTCGTCAAGCCCGACCTCGGGCCGCTCGCCTCCCGGGTGCTGTCCCGCGCCGCCGGAACCGTCCTCGGGGCCCTGCTGTTCGCCGGGCTCGCCGCGGTGCTGCCCCGGCCGGACGGGCTCGTCGCCGTCGTCACCGTCTGCGGGGCGCTGATCCCCCTCGCCACCCGGCACTTCGCCGCACAGACCGCCGTCGTCACCGTTCTCGTGCTGGCGCTGGTGATGGCGGGAGGCGAACCGCAGGCGTCCCTCGCCCGGATCGGCGAGACCCTGCTCGCCTGCGCCATCGTGCTGGTCGTCGGACACCTGCCGACACCGGGCCGGCGCGGCGACGCCATCCGGGCCCGGCTCACCGAGGCGAGCGGGGCCGCACAGGAGTACCTCGCCCACGTACTCGGGGAGTCCGGGGACCGCGAGGCCCGCTGGGCCCTGCGTCGCGAGGCCTACCGCACCCTCGCCGAGGCCCGCACCGCCATCGCCCTCGCCTCCGCCGAACTCCCGCCGCTCGCCCGGCACGCGGACGGCGCCGACGAGATCGCCACGACCCTCGAACTGCTCGTCGACACCATCACGGCCTGCGCCGTCCACCTGGACGACACCGGCCACCTCGACCCCCACCACCTACGCAGCCTCACCACCCTCCAGAACAAGCTCCCCCACCTCGACCCCCGCACATCCCTACGCCCAGACCAACCACCCGGCCAACGCGGTCGGAGACCCCCTGAAGGCGCGGGGAACTGCGCGACCGCGAGTTCCGGGGCCGGTCGCCTCACGAGTGGCCGGAGAGCCCCTGAAGGGCCGGGGCGCGGTCGCGCGTCGTCAACGGTGACCGCCCCTTCGCCGTGGCCGGAGACCCCTGAAGGGGCGCGGGGAACTGCGCGACCAGCCCTCACGAGTTCCGGGCCGGTCGCGCGTCGACGGTGA
- a CDS encoding glutamate synthase subunit beta, whose translation MADPKGFLTTPRQDWPRRPVEERVRDWDEVYVPGGLLPIISTQADRCMDCGVPFCHEACPLGNLIPEWNDLVSREDWRAAAERLHATNNFPEFTGRLCPAPCEAGCVLAINQPAVTIKNVECAIADRAWEEGFAAPAPPDRLSGRTVAVIGSGPTGLAAAQQLTRAGHTVAVYERDDRIGGLMRYGIPEFKMEKHHLERRVEQMRAEGTKFRTSTTVGRDVDAAELRSRYDALVIATGATAWRELPVPGRELAGIHQAMEYLPLANRVREGDLETSPLSAEGRHVVIVGGGDTGADCLGTAVRERAASVTQLDIYHRPGAERDEEAEPWPTYPKLYRLSAAHEEAGALGTAPAADADARLFAASTLRFEGDGEGRVSALRLVEVDAGRRPVPGTERVLPADMVLLALGFSGPDQRDGLTAQLGVKLEPRGTVARGADFATNVPGVFAAGDAARGQSLIVWAIAEGRAVAAAVDGYLTGGTSRLPAPIGPYDRPMTA comes from the coding sequence ATGGCCGATCCCAAGGGTTTCCTCACCACGCCCCGCCAGGACTGGCCGCGCCGGCCCGTGGAGGAACGGGTCCGCGACTGGGACGAGGTGTACGTCCCCGGAGGGCTGCTGCCGATCATCAGCACGCAGGCGGACCGGTGCATGGACTGCGGTGTGCCGTTCTGCCACGAGGCCTGCCCGCTGGGCAATCTCATCCCGGAGTGGAACGACCTGGTGTCGCGGGAGGACTGGCGGGCGGCGGCGGAGCGTCTGCACGCCACCAACAACTTCCCCGAGTTCACGGGGAGGCTGTGTCCGGCTCCGTGCGAGGCGGGCTGTGTGCTCGCCATCAACCAGCCGGCGGTCACGATCAAGAACGTCGAGTGCGCGATCGCCGACCGGGCCTGGGAGGAGGGTTTCGCGGCACCGGCCCCGCCGGACCGGCTCTCCGGCCGTACGGTCGCGGTCATCGGCTCGGGCCCCACCGGGCTGGCCGCGGCCCAGCAGCTGACCCGGGCCGGGCACACGGTCGCCGTGTACGAGCGGGACGACCGGATCGGTGGACTGATGCGCTACGGCATCCCCGAGTTCAAGATGGAGAAGCACCATCTGGAGCGGCGGGTGGAGCAGATGCGGGCCGAGGGCACGAAGTTCCGTACCTCCACCACGGTCGGCCGGGACGTGGACGCGGCGGAGCTGCGGAGCCGTTACGACGCGCTGGTGATCGCCACGGGGGCGACGGCGTGGCGGGAGCTTCCGGTACCGGGACGTGAGCTCGCGGGGATCCACCAGGCCATGGAGTACCTGCCGCTGGCCAACCGGGTGCGCGAAGGGGACCTGGAGACGTCGCCGCTGTCCGCGGAGGGCCGGCACGTCGTCATCGTCGGGGGCGGCGACACGGGCGCCGATTGTCTGGGCACGGCGGTGCGGGAGCGGGCCGCGTCGGTCACCCAGCTCGACATCTACCACCGGCCGGGCGCCGAACGCGACGAGGAGGCCGAGCCCTGGCCGACCTATCCGAAGCTGTACCGGCTGTCGGCGGCGCACGAGGAGGCGGGTGCGCTGGGGACGGCACCGGCGGCGGATGCGGACGCGCGGCTGTTCGCGGCGTCGACGCTGCGCTTCGAAGGGGACGGGGAGGGGCGCGTGAGCGCGCTGCGTCTGGTGGAGGTGGACGCGGGGCGTCGGCCGGTGCCGGGCACGGAGCGGGTGCTGCCCGCCGACATGGTGCTGCTCGCGCTCGGTTTCTCCGGGCCCGATCAGCGTGACGGGCTGACCGCCCAGCTCGGTGTGAAGCTGGAGCCCCGCGGCACCGTGGCGCGCGGGGCGGACTTCGCCACGAACGTGCCGGGGGTCTTCGCGGCGGGGGACGCCGCCCGGGGGCAGTCGCTGATCGTGTGGGCCATCGCGGAGGGCCGGGCCGTGGCGGCTGCGGTGGACGGCTACCTGACGGGCGGCACATCCCGCCTGCCGGCACCGATCGGCCCGTACGACCGGCCGATGACGGCCTGA
- a CDS encoding SAM-dependent methyltransferase produces the protein MTGQHPVEIDTTRPHPARMYDWYLGGKDNYPVDEAMGRQMLALDPRVPVMARVNRAFMQRATRWLAGQGVRQFLDVGTGIPTEPNLHQVAQRIAPDARVVYCDNDPIVLAHAAALLRGTDEGVTDYLQADVRDPDTILEGARKILDFDEPIGLSLIALLHFVPDEDGAHELVRRLLDAMPSGSHLVISHATADFTPEESEAAVAKLRAAGVTLALRSREEFTRFFDGLDLVEPGVEVPHLWHPELGDPVPGQEDGVIPGYGAVARKP, from the coding sequence ATGACCGGGCAGCACCCCGTGGAGATCGACACCACCAGGCCGCATCCCGCGCGGATGTACGACTGGTACCTCGGCGGCAAGGACAACTACCCGGTCGACGAGGCCATGGGCCGGCAGATGCTCGCCCTGGACCCGCGGGTGCCGGTCATGGCACGCGTGAACCGGGCGTTCATGCAGCGGGCCACGCGCTGGCTCGCCGGACAGGGCGTGCGCCAGTTCCTGGACGTCGGCACGGGCATACCCACCGAGCCGAACCTGCACCAGGTGGCCCAGCGCATCGCGCCGGATGCCCGCGTCGTGTACTGCGACAACGACCCCATCGTGCTGGCCCACGCGGCGGCACTGCTGCGCGGCACGGACGAGGGGGTCACCGACTACCTCCAGGCCGACGTCCGCGACCCGGACACGATCCTGGAGGGCGCGCGCAAGATCCTCGACTTCGACGAGCCGATCGGTCTTTCGCTCATCGCCCTGCTGCACTTCGTCCCCGACGAGGACGGCGCGCACGAGCTGGTGCGGCGGCTGCTGGACGCGATGCCCTCGGGCAGCCACCTGGTGATCAGCCACGCCACGGCCGACTTCACGCCCGAGGAGTCGGAAGCGGCCGTCGCGAAGCTTAGGGCGGCGGGCGTCACGCTGGCGCTGCGCAGCCGCGAGGAGTTCACCCGGTTCTTCGACGGCCTGGACCTCGTGGAGCCGGGCGTCGAGGTGCCGCACCTGTGGCACCCCGAACTGGGCGACCCGGTCCCGGGCCAGGAGGACGGGGTCATCCCGGGCTACGGGGCGGTGGCCCGCAAGCCGTAG
- a CDS encoding endonuclease/exonuclease/phosphatase family protein translates to MLLGTWNLENLYRPGGPFGPGDEAAYASKLAALAAVITELDPGLLGVQEVGDPGALEDLAGLLDDGWHVALSEHADSRGIRVGFLSRTELTVVADTAVFPARILPVQADDTGLTAGRAGRGFLAVEVAGERGPLRVAVCHLKSKLLTYPDGRFQPRDEGERARYAAYALYRRAAEAAALRALADELLEGDGRERDVAVLGDLNDEVQAATTQMLLGPPGSEIGTPGYDRPDRGDAFRLWDVAPLIPAAERYSRVNSGRRELIDHVLLSHRLVRRVSVAGTGLPDDGPPRLPSVGTDPGERRGVAGSDHAPVWVRVG, encoded by the coding sequence TTGCTCCTCGGCACCTGGAACCTGGAGAACCTGTACCGGCCCGGCGGCCCCTTCGGGCCCGGCGACGAGGCCGCGTACGCGTCGAAACTGGCCGCGCTCGCCGCGGTGATCACGGAACTGGATCCGGGGCTGCTCGGCGTGCAGGAGGTGGGCGACCCCGGCGCGCTGGAGGATCTCGCCGGACTGCTGGACGACGGCTGGCACGTCGCGCTGTCCGAGCACGCCGACAGCCGGGGGATACGGGTGGGGTTCCTCAGCCGTACGGAGCTGACGGTGGTCGCCGACACGGCCGTGTTCCCGGCGCGGATCCTGCCGGTGCAGGCGGACGACACGGGGCTGACCGCCGGGCGGGCCGGGCGGGGCTTCCTCGCGGTGGAGGTGGCGGGCGAGCGGGGGCCGTTGCGGGTGGCGGTCTGCCATCTGAAGTCGAAGCTGCTGACGTATCCCGACGGCCGTTTCCAGCCGCGCGACGAGGGTGAACGGGCCCGGTACGCCGCCTACGCGCTGTACCGGCGGGCGGCCGAGGCGGCGGCGCTGCGCGCCCTGGCGGACGAGCTGCTGGAGGGCGACGGGCGGGAACGGGACGTGGCCGTGCTCGGCGACCTCAACGACGAGGTGCAGGCGGCGACGACGCAGATGCTGCTCGGGCCGCCCGGCTCGGAGATCGGCACACCCGGGTACGACCGTCCTGACCGGGGGGACGCGTTCCGGCTGTGGGACGTGGCCCCGCTCATCCCCGCGGCGGAACGGTACTCGCGGGTGAACTCCGGGCGCCGGGAGCTGATCGACCATGTGCTGCTGAGTCACCGGCTGGTGCGGAGGGTGTCGGTGGCGGGGACGGGGCTGCCGGATGACGGGCCGCCCCGTCTGCCGTCCGTGGGGACGGATCCCGGGGAGCGGCGAGGGGTGGCGGGGTCGGATCATGCGCCGGTGTGGGTGCGGGTGGGGTGA
- a CDS encoding amidohydrolase: protein MTPSAVESPAGLIITGCTVLTHDDQERVGFRENAAVVVRDGAVAEVTDAGAVAGRAADEWIDARGQVALPGLINCHTHAPMVALRGLAEDLPTEEWFNDVVWPVESNLTGRDVTLGARLACAEMIRAGVTCFADHYFGMDAVAPVVAESGMRALLGEAYFSSQGPGGRERSLEFALGHQGSADGRITTALAPHAPYTVNDADLAATAELARAHGLPVHLHAAENRDQTEASLARHGVTPVEVLSRTGVLDTDVLIAHGTGIVESDLPLLQRAGGRTAVATAPRGYLKFAWPTTTPVRALRDIGVPVGLATDGAASNNSLDVWESMALTSLIQKSVEGDPRWLTSRQALHHATLQSARAVGLDGSVGRIAPGHRADIVLVDLTGPHTQPVHDLAATLVHSARAADVRTTVVDGRILMRDRRLLTVDVPETVRELGERLPALTERSHGRRIQRYDT from the coding sequence ATGACGCCTTCTGCCGTGGAGAGTCCCGCCGGGCTCATCATCACCGGATGCACCGTCCTCACGCACGACGATCAAGAACGCGTCGGTTTCCGTGAGAACGCCGCCGTCGTGGTGCGCGACGGGGCCGTGGCGGAGGTGACGGACGCCGGGGCCGTCGCCGGGCGGGCGGCCGACGAGTGGATCGACGCGCGCGGGCAGGTCGCGCTGCCCGGCCTGATCAACTGTCACACCCACGCCCCTATGGTCGCGCTGCGCGGACTCGCCGAGGACCTGCCGACCGAGGAGTGGTTCAACGACGTCGTCTGGCCGGTGGAATCCAACCTCACCGGGCGGGACGTCACCCTCGGGGCGCGGCTCGCCTGCGCGGAGATGATCCGGGCCGGCGTCACCTGCTTCGCCGACCACTACTTCGGCATGGACGCGGTCGCCCCGGTGGTCGCCGAGAGCGGGATGCGGGCGCTGCTGGGGGAGGCGTACTTCTCCTCCCAGGGCCCCGGCGGGCGCGAGCGGTCCCTGGAGTTCGCGCTCGGGCATCAGGGGAGCGCCGACGGACGGATCACCACCGCGCTCGCCCCGCACGCCCCCTACACCGTGAACGACGCCGACCTCGCCGCCACCGCCGAGCTGGCCCGCGCGCACGGCCTGCCCGTCCATCTGCACGCGGCCGAGAACCGCGACCAGACCGAGGCCTCCCTCGCCCGGCACGGCGTCACCCCTGTCGAGGTCCTCTCCCGTACCGGGGTCCTGGACACCGACGTGCTCATCGCCCACGGAACCGGCATCGTCGAGAGCGATCTCCCGCTGCTGCAGCGGGCGGGGGGCCGTACGGCGGTGGCGACCGCGCCCCGCGGCTACCTCAAGTTCGCCTGGCCCACCACCACGCCCGTGCGGGCGCTGCGGGACATCGGGGTGCCGGTCGGCCTCGCCACGGACGGCGCCGCCTCCAACAACTCCCTCGACGTGTGGGAGTCGATGGCGCTCACCTCCCTGATCCAGAAGTCCGTGGAGGGTGACCCGCGGTGGCTGACCTCCCGTCAGGCACTGCATCACGCCACCCTGCAGAGCGCCCGCGCGGTCGGCCTGGACGGGAGCGTGGGCCGGATCGCGCCCGGCCACCGCGCCGACATCGTCCTCGTGGACCTCACGGGCCCGCACACCCAGCCGGTGCACGACCTGGCGGCGACCCTGGTGCACAGCGCCCGCGCCGCCGACGTCCGCACGACCGTCGTGGACGGCCGGATCCTCATGCGCGACCGGCGCCTGCTCACCGTCGACGTCCCCGAGACCGTACGAGAGCTGGGGGAGCGCCTGCCCGCCCTGACCGAGCGGAGCCACGGCCGCCGCATCCAGCGGTACGACACCTGA
- a CDS encoding helix-turn-helix domain-containing protein, translating into MSEPRSAPTVGQVVLGRRLLDLRERAGLKREEAARILRVAPATVRRMEMAEVALKIPYLQLLLKAYGVSDEEADAFVQLAEDANKPGWWQRFHDILPGWFSMYVSLEGAASLIRSYEPHFVPGLLQTEDYARGVLRSGAIGQTRPDDIERHVDLRMQRQELLTREDAPRLWVVMDETALRRRVGGPEVMRAQIDKLLEAAALPNVTLQVATFDSGPHPGTYGPFVLFRFAMPELPDMVYSEYLTGAVYLDARTEVATHLEVMDRMAAQAATAHRTKEILRDLRKEL; encoded by the coding sequence GTGAGTGAACCCCGGTCCGCGCCGACGGTGGGGCAGGTCGTCCTCGGGCGCCGCCTGCTGGACCTGCGCGAGCGCGCCGGTCTCAAGCGGGAGGAGGCCGCCCGCATCCTGCGCGTCGCCCCCGCCACCGTACGCCGCATGGAGATGGCCGAGGTCGCGCTCAAGATCCCGTACCTCCAGCTGCTGCTGAAGGCCTACGGTGTCTCCGACGAGGAGGCCGACGCCTTCGTGCAGCTGGCGGAGGACGCCAACAAGCCCGGCTGGTGGCAGCGCTTCCACGACATCCTGCCCGGCTGGTTCTCCATGTACGTCAGCCTGGAGGGTGCGGCCTCCCTCATCCGCAGCTACGAACCCCACTTCGTCCCCGGACTGCTCCAGACCGAGGACTACGCGCGCGGCGTGCTGCGCTCCGGTGCCATAGGGCAGACCCGGCCCGACGACATAGAGCGCCACGTCGACCTGCGCATGCAACGGCAGGAACTGCTCACCCGTGAGGACGCGCCCCGACTGTGGGTCGTCATGGACGAGACCGCGCTCCGCCGCCGGGTCGGCGGCCCGGAGGTGATGCGTGCACAGATCGACAAGCTGCTCGAAGCGGCGGCGCTGCCCAATGTGACGCTTCAGGTCGCGACCTTCGACAGCGGGCCGCACCCCGGCACGTACGGGCCGTTCGTGCTGTTCCGATTCGCCATGCCCGAACTGCCGGACATGGTCTACAGCGAGTACCTGACCGGCGCCGTCTACCTGGACGCGCGCACCGAGGTGGCGACCCACCTCGAGGTCATGGACCGCATGGCGGCCCAGGCCGCCACGGCACATCGCACGAAGGAGATCCTCCGGGATCTCCGCAAGGAGCTGTGA
- a CDS encoding DUF397 domain-containing protein, with the protein MELIKPPKTQPRARAHAGRIYNGMPARELGSEGWHKPWSGGNGGNCLEAMKLDDGRIAVRQSTDPDGPALIYTSAEMTAFIEGAKAGEADFLLS; encoded by the coding sequence ATGGAACTCATCAAGCCCCCGAAGACCCAGCCGCGTGCGCGGGCGCACGCCGGGAGGATCTACAACGGCATGCCCGCGCGGGAGCTGGGCAGCGAGGGCTGGCACAAGCCCTGGAGCGGTGGCAACGGCGGCAACTGCCTCGAGGCGATGAAGCTCGACGACGGCCGCATCGCCGTCCGCCAGTCCACCGACCCGGACGGACCGGCGCTCATCTACACCTCCGCCGAGATGACGGCCTTCATCGAGGGGGCCAAGGCCGGAGAGGCGGATTTCCTGCTGTCCTGA
- a CDS encoding ATP-binding protein: protein MPSVHGGAIVASVIPSAPLGTDAAAASVDLGAAPATAPSGDDAVRRFRFELAAHPGSPARARRLTRARLSGWSVCEDTCDTAALVVSELVTNAIVHTASSHVVCELHDGDDLVRIAVRDEGCAPDRPRANTRQQPEEEHGRGLLLVDALCHAWGAHEHGPGLLVWAELPRQADTPHEPAEPHNDLGWGARPKPGPAGGSEDGDSDGDESARSHPAEKRLDLPAGRHPGRDGGRA from the coding sequence TTGCCAAGTGTTCACGGCGGGGCGATAGTGGCAAGCGTGATTCCGTCCGCGCCCTTAGGAACAGACGCCGCCGCGGCCTCCGTCGACCTCGGCGCCGCCCCGGCCACCGCCCCTTCGGGGGATGACGCCGTGCGCCGGTTCCGTTTCGAACTGGCCGCCCACCCGGGTTCCCCTGCCCGGGCCAGACGGCTGACCCGGGCCCGGCTGTCCGGCTGGTCGGTGTGCGAGGACACCTGCGACACCGCGGCCCTGGTCGTCTCCGAACTGGTCACCAACGCCATCGTGCACACCGCGAGCAGCCATGTCGTCTGCGAGCTGCACGACGGTGACGACCTGGTGCGCATAGCCGTGCGGGACGAGGGCTGCGCGCCGGACCGGCCCCGGGCGAACACCCGGCAGCAGCCGGAGGAGGAGCACGGGAGGGGACTGCTCCTCGTCGACGCCCTGTGCCACGCGTGGGGCGCCCACGAGCACGGTCCCGGCCTGCTGGTCTGGGCGGAACTCCCGCGCCAGGCGGACACCCCGCACGAACCCGCCGAACCCCACAACGACCTCGGCTGGGGCGCCCGGCCCAAGCCCGGCCCGGCCGGCGGCTCGGAGGACGGCGACAGCGACGGCGACGAGAGCGCCCGTTCGCACCCGGCGGAGAAGAGGCTCGACCTCCCCGCGGGGCGGCATCCCGGCCGGGACGGAGGACGCGCGTGA
- a CDS encoding MIP/aquaporin family protein gives MAERIAPARRRGYREGLGGEMLAEFLGTFVLILLGIGSVAVALVGLPGSGRQFVDFGPANWLIICWGWGFGVIFGVYVAGGISGAHLNPAVTLAFTVRRDFPLKKLPAYWLAQLLGAFVAAALVYACYHWAIDAADAKAGLARDQSLGTYSIFATFPAEYFGDSWWGPLLDQIVGTGILLLLICALIDLKNVAPLANLHPFLIGLVVVAIGMTFGTNAGYAINPARDFGPRLFTYFEGWGDIALPGTFGWFSSYWWIPIVGPLIGGVIGVLVYDLLIKPVINARARAMEAQEEGPATEDV, from the coding sequence ATGGCTGAACGCATTGCACCTGCGCGCCGACGCGGTTATCGCGAAGGCCTCGGCGGTGAGATGCTCGCTGAATTCCTGGGGACTTTCGTCCTGATTCTGCTGGGTATCGGATCCGTCGCCGTCGCACTCGTGGGTCTGCCCGGTTCCGGGCGCCAGTTCGTGGACTTCGGCCCGGCGAACTGGCTCATCATCTGCTGGGGCTGGGGCTTCGGCGTCATCTTCGGCGTCTACGTGGCGGGCGGCATCAGCGGCGCCCACCTCAACCCGGCGGTGACCCTGGCCTTCACCGTACGCAGGGATTTCCCCCTGAAGAAGCTGCCGGCCTACTGGCTGGCCCAGCTGCTCGGCGCCTTCGTCGCCGCCGCGCTCGTCTACGCCTGCTACCACTGGGCGATCGACGCCGCCGACGCGAAGGCGGGGCTCGCCCGCGACCAGTCGCTGGGCACCTATTCCATCTTCGCCACCTTCCCCGCGGAATACTTCGGGGATTCCTGGTGGGGTCCGTTGCTCGACCAGATCGTGGGTACGGGAATCCTGCTCCTGCTGATCTGCGCGCTCATCGACCTGAAGAATGTCGCGCCCCTGGCGAATCTCCACCCGTTCCTCATCGGACTGGTGGTCGTCGCCATCGGTATGACCTTCGGCACGAACGCCGGTTACGCCATCAATCCCGCGCGTGATTTCGGCCCCCGGCTGTTCACCTACTTCGAGGGCTGGGGCGACATCGCGTTGCCGGGCACGTTCGGGTGGTTCAGCAGCTACTGGTGGATCCCCATCGTCGGCCCGCTGATCGGCGGTGTCATCGGCGTGCTGGTGTACGACCTCCTCATCAAGCCGGTGATCAACGCCAGGGCACGGGCGATGGAGGCCCAGGAGGAAGGCCCGGCCACCGAGGACGTGTAG
- a CDS encoding DUF899 domain-containing protein yields the protein MSLPEIVPRAEWRAAREELLDKEKAVTRALDALRAERRRLPRVPVDREYVFEGGDGRATLLDLFQGRRQLVVHHFEFAPEWETGCRCCSAFLDQIGHLAHLQARRTTFAAVSRAPFTRILPFKARMGWTVPWYSSYPGDFDADFEVFSEEGGTPVQRPGVSCFLREGDRVFHTYSAYGRGLEGLGSTTSLLDLTALGRQEPWEEPEGRAWAVGAPVAQAHLRYHDEYDL from the coding sequence ATGTCGCTTCCGGAGATCGTCCCGCGCGCCGAGTGGCGCGCGGCGCGCGAAGAACTGCTCGACAAGGAGAAGGCCGTCACCCGCGCGCTCGACGCCCTCCGAGCCGAACGGCGCCGGCTGCCGAGGGTCCCCGTCGACCGCGAGTACGTCTTCGAGGGCGGCGACGGCAGGGCCACGCTGCTCGACCTCTTCCAGGGGCGGCGGCAGCTCGTCGTGCACCACTTCGAGTTCGCCCCGGAGTGGGAGACCGGGTGCCGCTGCTGCTCGGCGTTCCTGGACCAGATCGGGCACCTGGCACACCTCCAGGCGCGGCGCACCACCTTCGCGGCCGTCTCCCGGGCGCCGTTCACCAGGATCCTGCCGTTCAAGGCGCGGATGGGGTGGACGGTGCCCTGGTACTCGTCGTACCCCGGTGACTTCGACGCGGACTTCGAGGTGTTCTCCGAGGAGGGCGGGACGCCCGTCCAGCGGCCCGGCGTGAGCTGCTTCCTGCGTGAGGGCGACCGCGTCTTCCACACCTACTCGGCCTACGGACGCGGCCTGGAGGGGCTGGGCTCCACCACCAGCCTGCTGGACCTCACCGCGCTCGGCAGGCAGGAGCCGTGGGAGGAACCCGAGGGGCGCGCGTGGGCCGTCGGAGCACCCGTGGCACAGGCGCACCTCCGCTACCACGACGAGTACGACCTCTGA